GCGAGCAGGAAGGGCTGCTGCCACCGGTTTCCCGCCGCACCCTGTCGTGCCATGCACTCGTCGTGGTGTCGCAGGGAACCGGGTGGCTTAATTACGCGGGGCAGAACGCTTCTGTCACGGCGCCATCATTGATTTGGATTTTTCCCGGAGTTGAGCACGGATACGGTCCGGGCACATCAGGCTGGCGGGAGCATTGGGTGCTTTTTGCCGGTGCCAGTGCGCGGGCGTTCGAGGAACTTGGCTGCTACAGCCGCGACCGGCCGCTGGCCACGCTGCAGGGCGACGACGGGATGCTGGCCCTGTTCACCGACCTGCGGCACGCCCTTGCGGTGGAGGGTCCGCGTGGCGACCTTGATTCGTCGGTCGCGGCTCAGCAGATCATCGTGGGCGCCAGTCGGCGCGGCCGTCAGCTGACTGCCGGAATCGCCGAGACAACCCTGGCCCGGCTGCGCGAACTGGCCTATCTGCCCCTCGGCGCCGGCCAGCAAGCCGCACGGCTCGGACTCACCCCGCAAGGCCTGCGAGAGATCGTCCAGGCCGCAGCCGGAGTAGGCCCCAAGGAATTTGTCCTGCAGCTGCGGACTTCCCGGGCGCAGTCACTGCTGGCCGACACCGACTTTCCGATTGAACGCGTTGCGCGGCTGACCGGCTACGACGACGGCGCGTATTTCAGTAGGTTGTTTTCACAGCGCGTCGGGCTATCCCCGTCACATTTCCGCCTCCAGCACCGCCGCTCGGGCGGAGGCGGTTCCCTGGACTGAACCCCAGCCACCCGGATCAGGAGAAGAACCGATCGGCTGGTGTCCGAAGCAAAGCCCGGAGAACACCCTCGTCATAGTCCGTCCCGATCAGACCAGTGCTCCTGCCATCTCCAGTCGATGGGTTCGCCGGCCCGTTGGTAGCGGATATCGGTGGAGAGCCGGATCCTGTTTTCCGGGTCCACATTGTCCGTTGCAGCGTGGACGGCAAAGGCAGAGTGCACCATGACGTCGCCGGCGTGGAAATCACTGAGCAGCCACCGTGCATCATGGGTGTCAGCCAGACCCGGCAGGTCGGCTGTTATGGAAGCGGCCGGATGCTTCCGGGTGCCGTTCCGCTCGGCGGCCAGCGCCCAATGATGGCTTCCTTCCAGATAGGCCAGACCGCCCATTTCGATCGGTGTATCACCAAGCGGGATCCACATCGAGAGGACATGTTCACTGCCTTCCCTCAAATACACCAGGTCATAGTGGGCCTGCGTTGCAGTCCCGATGCCCGTCTCGCCAGGTCGAACATGCCGGATGATTTTCCTTTTATGCAGATGAACCTCATCACCCAGTAACCAGGCGAACCAGTCCTTGATGTCCGGGTGCGCCGTCAGGCCCCCATACGCGGCACCAGGAACAATTTCATCGAAAAGTATGCGGCGAAGGGACGCGCGGTTGACCTCACCCGGTGCCCCGACTCCCAGGGAAGGCTCGGTCCCGACCCGGACTAGCCCCGTCTCGGCCAACTTCGTGAAGTAGTACTCGCGGAAATTGTTCACCACGCCGGGATCTAGGTGGTTGCTGAGGTAAAGGTAGCCGTCTTCGCGCAACCGGCGCCACAGCGCGTCCCTGTCGGCACGCTCGCTGGCTGGTACCGGAGAAAGGTACGCGAACCGTGCGGGGGACTGGTCAAGGACATACCCGTTCGAAGTGATCATGACTCCAGCATGAAGGCGGATTGGACTTTGCCGTTAGGAGTTTCGCCCGCTGATTGTTGCATTTTTGTGAGGATTGCAGATCCCTTTGGACAAATGTATTTGTCGCCTGCGTTCCGCGGCTGTGGTTGGGGCCCGGCGAGGCGGCCAATCGGGGCGGCCGCGGCCGCCCACATTGGTCTCGGCTTGTTCCTTAGCATCTGGACTACTGTCAGAATGAAAAAATGAGCACTTTTTTACGCCCAAACAATCAACTTCTTGCATAAATCCGTCGAGGCCTCTAGGATCTGTTAAACGGTTAAGGAGGTGGTGCACGTCACATGACTTCTACATGACCTAATCGGATTTCGAGCGTCTGCATGGAGGAAAAAGTGTGAACCCGACAACGGAGAAGGTACCGGCATCGCCGGCACAACAGCATGCGCAGGCTTCGGGGACAGACGAGGAAGGCCCCACGAGCCTGGGGGTCCGAACGGAGCTGGCAGGAACAGGTCCGGAGCGAAACCCGGGGAACGCAAGAGCCTCGTGAGCAGGCTGCGTCGCGACAAGCAAATGCTGGTCATGATGTTGCCGGGTGTGTTGTTTCTTCTCGTGTTCTTCTACGTTCCCATCCTGGGCAATGTGATCGCCTTCCAGGATTACCAGCCGTATCTCGGCATCGGCGACAGCCTCTGGGTGGGTTGGCAGAACTTCTTGGATCTCTTTATCAACCCGGACTTCGTCAATGCCTTTTGGAATACGCTGTATCTGGCCGCATGGCAGCTGGTATTCCTCTTCCCCGTGCCGCTCGTACTGGCCCTCATCGTGGATTCGCTGATCAGCCCGCGAATTCGCAAGATCTTCCAGAGCATCGCCTACCTGCCGCACTTCCTGTCCTGGGTCCTCGTCATTGCCTTCTTCCAACAGATGCTTGGTGGGGCGGGGTTCATCAACAACTCGTTGCGGCACGTGGGCATGGACACCATCCCGTTCATGACCAACGCGGACACCTTCCCGGTGCTGGTGGTTGTCCAGATGATCTGGAAAGACGCCGGCTGGGCCATGATCATCTTCCTGGCAGCCCTTGCCAGCATTGACGCTTCACTCTACGAGGCTGCCGCAGCCGACGGCGCTGGCCGCTGGCGCAGGGTCTGGCATATCACGCTGCCCGGGCTGCGCCCCGTCATCGTCCTGCTGCTGATCCTCCGGATCGGCGACATCCTATCCGTTGGCTTTGAGCAGTTCATCCTTCAGCGAGATGCCGTGGGCGCAGGCGCAGCCGAAGTCCTTGACACGTTCACGTACTACACGGGTGTTGTTGGCGGTGGCTGGAGTTCCGGTGCAGCGGCAGGCCTGGCCAAAGGTGTCGTCAGTCTGGTGCTGATCTGGGGAGCCAACAAACTGGCCCACAAGTTCGGCGAAGACGGAATTTTTGCCAAGAAGGTCGGCTAGCCGGAACGGCCGCCGCGAAGGAGACTCACATGGCTACAACACTGTTTACCAAAAAAGCCCCCGGGCTGACGCGCGATTCCAAGCGTCCTGTCTGGAAAGAGAAGCCCTCTCTGCTTTACCAGAGCATTAAAGCTGTCGTTCTCGTGCTCTTCAGCATCTCCATCCTGGCTCCCATGCTCCTCGTGGTGTCCACCTCGCTGGCCGACAATGAACAGCTGACGGCCGCTGGCGGCTTCGTGATGTGGCCGGAGCGGCCAACACTGGAGGCCTACCAGACCATCTTCCGAGGCCCCATGGTTCTGCAATCGCTCGGAGTTAGCCTCTTCATCACCGTGGTGGGCACCCTGCTGGCGCTGTTTGTGACTATCACCATGGCCTATGCCACCAGCCGGTCGGTCGTTTTCGGACGCCCCGTGATCCTTGCAGTCCTATTCACGCTACTGTTTGCCCCCGGACTCATTCCCTCTTTCCTGATGATTCGCGAACTCCATCTGCTGGACTCTCTGTGGTCCCTGATCCTGCCTGGTATCTTCGGTGCGTTCAACTTCGTGGTGATGCGTTCCTTCTTTATGAACATCCCGGGCGAACTCATTGAGAGTGCCCGCATTGACGGGGCGAGCGACTGGCAAATCCTCTGGAAGATCGTCCTGCCCCTTTCCAAGGCTGTGGTCGCTGTGGTGGGTCTGTTCTACGCCGTGGGCTTCTGGAACTCCTTCTTCAACGCCCTCCTGTACATCAACGACCACAGCAAATGGCCCATCCAGCTCCTCCTGCGCAACTTCGTCGTCCAGGGCAGTGGTGCGGCCGACGGGCTGGGGATCACCACCACCCCTCCGCCACAGTCAATCCAGATGGCAGTCGTTGTGGTTGCCCTCCTCCCTATCCTCATGGTCTACCCGTTCCTGCAGAAGCACTTCGCCAAGGGCGTTATCACCGGCGCGGTCAAAGGCTGATGCAGCCTTCCTGCCCGCTTTTCAGACAACTCCGCAAGAAAAACCAGAAAGGTCTACGCCCATGACGAGCGCTACTTACGGACAGCCCGGATTCAGCCGACGCGGCTTCCTCGGCCTTGCAGGCCTTACGGTCACCGCTGCCGGCCTGTCCGCCTGCGGGACCGGCGGAGCCGGCGTCGGAGGCAGCGGCGGCGCCGCCGCCTCCTCGGCACTCAAGCTGCCCACATACAAGGAATTCACCGGTTTCGCCCCGGACATTCCCGGTAACGAAAAGGGACTGCAGGCAGCCTTCTTCAAGCTCCCCGAGGCAGCAACGTCCGTCAAGGGCGCGCCGCTCAAGGGCAAGGTGACCGGCCTCACGGAAACCTTCGACACCATGAGTCCAGCTATGAACGACAACCCCTTCTGGCAGCGTCTCAATGCCAAATTGGGCGGCGAGCTGGACCTCCAGATTGCCGAGGACATCGGAGACGGCTACCCGGCGAAGTTCGCCACCGTCCTTGCCAGCAACGATCTCCCTGACATGATGTGGGTTCCGCCGAACCAAGGCATCCCCAACATCGGTCCCATGCTGGAAGCCAAATTCCAGGACCTGACACCGTACCTCTCCGGGGACGCCGTGCTCGAGTACCCCAATCTGGCCGCCCTGAAGCCGGATTCCTGGAAGACCGCCGTCGTCAACGGCAAAATCTGGGGAGCACCGATCCCCAGCACGCCTTTCGGGCAGATCACGTCCGGGCGGAGTGACATATGGGCGGCAGTTGACGGGCTCAACGCCGCCAGCGCCGATGAGTTCCTCGAAAAGGCCAAGGAACTGACCCGCCCCGGTGAGCAGAAGTATGCGCTGGAACCGGCCTACACCAACATTCTCCACATGGTCACTGAATGGTATGGAGCCCCAAACGGCTGGGCCGTGAACAAGGACCGCACCCTGACGCACCTCTTCGAGACGGACGAGTACGCTGCCGGGGTGGAGTTCACTGCCAAGATGTTTGCAGCTGGAGTGTTTTACCCGGACAGCAAGGCGTCCGACATCCGCACCCGTGTGGCCAACGGCACTGTTGCTGCACAGGTTCTGGTGGGTCCGCACGACATCCGCAGCTTCCGCGGCCTGAACAAGACCGCCAAGTTCGACCTTCTGGTCCCCTTCAGCGCCGACGGCAAGATCAAACCGGTCTACGACATGGGCTATGGCACCGTCGGCTTCACACCGTTCAAGAAAGCCGAGGAAGGCAGGATCCGCGAGCTTCTGGCTCTGATCAACTACCTTTCCGCCCCTTTCGGCACAGCGGAGTACATACAGAAGAACTACGGCGAGACCGGGCAGGACTACACGCTGGACGATGCCGGCAACCCGGTTCTCAGCGAGTCCGGTGCCACCAACATCCCAGGTCTCGCTTCGGCCCTGAACATTATGTCCAGCCCGGAGAATGTGCTTTTCAACCCGGGCTACGACGATGACACGCGATACGTCAATGAGCAGCAGAAGAAGCTACTTGAAATTGCCTGGCGTAACCCGACCAACGGCAGCTACTCGGACACCAACGCCAAGGTGGGTGCAAAGGTCACCAAGCAACTGCGCGACAAGGTCATTGACGTCATCACCGGACGCGAGAAGGTGGGAGTCCTCAAGGATGCAGTGAAGCGCTGGCAGTCAGAGGGCGGCAACAAGATCCGTGAAGAGTATCAGGCGGCCTTGCCCGCGGACGTACCGATCTTCAGCTCGTAGTAAGACGGTTGTGGCGGCGGGGGGTCTGCCCACTGTCGCCACAACCTGATGTTCAGCAACACCAGTTGGCGACAGTCCCAGGTCGCCAGGTTCACGGAGGAGATTCATGACGTTGACAAATCGCAGGGCACAGCGCCCGACCATCAGGATGGTCGCGGCGGAGGCCGGTGTGTCCACGGCAACTGTTTCCTACATCTTGTCCGGCCGGCGAGGTGAAGCCGGTCCGGGTTGCTCGGAAGCCACTGTGAGCAGGGTAAGGGCTGCTGCGGAACGGCTGGGCTACAGGCCCAACCAGGCGGCACGCGCCATCCGGACCGGGCGCACGAACACTGTGATCCTGTCCCTGACCATGCTTTCGGACCCGTGGGCGCTTGCAGTAATCGAGGCGGTCCAGCGTGCGGCGGCTCCCTTGGGCATCACGCCCATGATCCTTGCCGATGCTGACTGGGCCAAGGTTCTCCAGAGCCACAGTGCCGACGCAGTCTTTGTGGACGCTGTCCGGGAGCACAACGAACAGACACTTCGTGAGTTGGCAGGCCGGGGGTCAAGGCTGGTGGTGTTCCACGAGTCCCTGGAGCCGGAAGGCTTTGACGTCGTACGCTCCGTTGCAGGACCCGGCTGTGTCCTGGCCGTGGAACATCTGTTGGCAAGTCATACGAAGATAGCGTGCCTTGCCGCCGGCAGCTCCCTTGCGGGGCCGCGGTTCAAGGCATACACAGACGCCCATAAATCGGCCGGGCTGCCGGTCCGTGACGACTACGTGGGGACTTTCGATGGAAGTTCGGCAGGCGCCTACGCCGCCGCTACGCGGCTGCTTTCCCTGGAGGATCCGCCAACGGCCATCTTTGCCACTACGGACTATGCGGCCGTCAGCGCTATCAACGCGGCGCAGCGAATGGGGCTCGGAGTCGGCACGGACATTGACATCATCGGTGTGGGAAACACGGTGGAGGGCGAACGGATGTCCCCGTCGCTGAGCAGCGTGGGCCCTGTGGGCTTCTTTGACAGCCTGGCGCGGAAGCTGATGGACCGTGCCCTGGGATCCGACGAGGATCCCGGCGTCCTGGACTTCCCTTGGGAACTGTTCGTCCGTGAATCAGCACCGGCGAAGAAAGCAAGACACTAGGTTTTGAACCAATTACGGTGCCGCGCAGCCTCCGGGAATCCGGGCAGGCATGCGGCTACATGGCGGCCTAAGGGCTGCAACCAAGCAGGAGGAATCGCGTAGCAATGAGAACTGTTGATATGAAGGTCGGGCTGGTCGGATTCGGTCTGAGGGCGAGTCTGTGGAAGCACGTCCACAACCCGGGCCAGGGATCCGAAGTAACCATCGTGTGCGATACCAGCGCGCGCGGCCGCGCGGACGCTACCGAAAAGATCCCTACGGCCAGGGTCACGGCGGATCTCAATGAGCTGCTCACCAGCGGCATTGACGCAGTCCTGGTTCTTACGCCGGACAACCAGCACGCATTAGTGGCCGTCGAGACGCTCAGGGCCGGCATTCCCACCTTCTGCGAGAAACCGTTGGACGTCACACTTGAGGCAGCGGATCTGATCCTGCAGACGGCTTATGAAACCGGAACGAGGCTGTACGTCGGTCACAACATGCGCCACATGCCAGTGGTAGTGCAGATGCGCCAACTGATTGAAGACGGTGTGATTGGCGACGTCAAAGCGATCTGGTGCCGGCACTTTGTGGGCAACGGGGGCGACTACTACTTTAAGGACTGGCACTCCGAACGCAAGAACGTCACGTCGCTGCTGCTCCAGAAGGGTGCCCACGACATCGACGTCATCCACTGGCTGGCGAACGGCTACACCAAGCGGGTGTCTGCCATTGGGGACCTCGCCGTATACGGTGATGTCCGGGACCGCCGGGACAACGCCGGCCGCCGGATGGGGGACTGGTTCTCGCTCGATAACTGGCCGCCCACGGAGCAAACGGCGCTCAGTCCGCTGATCGATGTGGAAGACATTTCCATGATGCAGATGGTGCTGGACAACGGGGTGCTGGCTTCCTACCAGCAGTGTCATTTCACCCCCGACTATTGGCGGAACTACACGGTGATCGGCACCAAGGGCAGGATCGAGAACTTCGGCGACGGCCCGGGCGGCAAGATCAGCGTCTGGACGTCGAGGACATCCACCGGTTTCGCTGAGCCGGACCGGGTGATCGGGATTCCCGACGGCGATGGCGGCCACGGCGGCGCCGATCCTCGCCTGATCGCCGAGTTCCTGGAGTTCGCCGCCCGCGGCGGGCAGACCCGTACCAGCCCTATCGCCGCCCGCCAGTCAGTGGCAGCGGGTGTGCTGGCCACAGAATCCCTACGCGGTGACGGCTCTGCTCGCGAAGTCCCGGCATTGCCCGCCGACCTGGTCGGGTATTTTGAAGCCGGCCAACCTGCCCGTGACTCAAGCCATTGTTGACTACGAACGAACCGAAATCCTTGAACAAGACCATCACATCAGGAATGGACAATGCATGGACCTGCGACCGCCCGAACAAACGGCCCACCAATCGGCTGGAACAGGCCCCCGTGCATCTGGAGCGCAGCCACCCATCCTGAGCTACAGGGGCAATGCGTTTTACCGTTCAGGAAAACAGCACCGCATCCTGGCGGGTGCCATCCACTACTTCCGCGTGCACCCGAGTCAGTGGGAGGACCGCTTGGCCAAGTTGCGGGCCATGGGAGCCAACACGGTCGATACGTACGTTGCCTGGAACTTCCATCAGCCGACGCGCGGGCAGCGCCCCAATTTCACACATTGGCGGGATCTGGGCCGCTTCATCGATCTGGCCGCAGCCCAAGACCTGGATGTGATCGTTCGTCCCGGGCCGTACATATGTGCGGAATGGGATAACGGAGGGATCCCTGCATGGCTGACGGGCACGCCGGGGATCGGTCTGCGCTGTTCCGATCCGGTCTTCACAGACGCGGTCGAGGAATGGTTTGACGACCTCCTGCCCATCATCGCAACCCGCCAGGCGGCCCGGGGCGGGCCGGTGGTCGCGGTGCAGATCGAGAACGAGTACGGCAGCTACGGCGACGACAAGGCGTACTTACGCTGGAACCGCCGGGCGCTCATGGACCGGGGCATCTTGGAGCTTCTGTTCACCGCGGACGGCGGAACCGATTTCCACCTCGACGGCGGTGCACTGGACGGAACTTTGGCTGCGGCCACCCTGGGGAGCCGCGGGGAGGAATCAGTGGCAACTTGGCGGCGACGCAGGCCGGACGAGCCGTTTTTCAATGTCGAGTTTTGGGGTGGCTGGTTCGATCACTGGCATGAGGATCACCACGTCCGGGAGAAGGAGGACGCGGAGGCCGAAGTCTCAAAAATCCTGGATCTGGACGGCTCAGTGTGCATCTATATGGCCCATGGAGGTACGAACTTTGGGCTTTGGTCCGGCAGCAACCACGATGGTGAAAAGCTCCAGCCAACGGTTACCAGCTATGACTCCGATGCCCCGATCGCGGAGAACGGCGACCTAACGCCCAAGTACCATGCCCTGCGAAGGGCATTCTTCCATGCGCAGGGCACTGTGGAACCTCCCGAGCTGGATCCGGAGCTGTTGGCGCCTGCCCCGGTTTTGCCCGGCCGAACCCTTGACGTGGAGCCTGGCGTCGAGCTGCTAGAACTACTCCGTGCCGGTACGCGGCAGCGATCCAGCGTGCGGCCTCTTACATTTGAGGAGATGGACCTCGACTCGGGCCTGATGCTGTACGGCGCTGAGGTAACGCTGCCAGGGCTCCCTCACGCCCCGACCGAATCGCGGATCCGGATCATGGAACTCCATGACCGCGCCCACCTTTGGATCGACGGCCGTCACGCCGGGATACTGGATGGAGCGAGCGCACGGGAGGGATTGAGGGTCCAGGGAACCGGGGCCTCCGTGCGACTGGACATCCTCGTGGAAAACCAGGGGCGGATTAATTACGGACCTTTGACGGGTCAGGGGAAAGGCATTCTGGGGGGAGTCCTAGTAAACCAGCGCCACACCTTTCACTGGACGCAGACCCCCCACTCGCTCAGCGACTGGGGGGATCGGGAACTTGAACACCTTGCTTCAGCCAGCTTCCGGACGGATGCCGCCGCGGACACCTTTCTGGCCCTCCCCGGTTTCGGTAAGGGATTCGTCTGGATCAACGGCTTCCTGCTCGGCCGCTATTGGGAGGTGGGGCCCCAGTCCACTCTCTACATACCGGCTCCGCTGATCCGGACCGGCAGCAACTCGATCAAGATCCTGGAGCTGGAGAAGTGGGGCAGCTCAATAGAGCTGCGCACCGAGCCGGAGCTTGGCTAGACCGCAGCAGCGCCCATCGCCACGATGACTTCCGTGCCGTTCGCCTCAAAGGCAGCTTTGTCCTTTTGCGAGATCCCGGAATCCGTAATCAGTCTGCGAAAGGGGTAACCGGCCATGGTGGCGAAGGCGCGGCGCCCCACCTTCGAGGAGTCCGCAAGTACATAGGATTCGGTGGCTCGCCGGGCCATGAGGGTGTTGACCGACGCCTCGCCTTCGTCGGTGATGGTCGGCCCCACCTCCGCGTCGATTCCATTGACACCGATGAAGGCGAAGTCGAGGGCGACTTTCTGCATGACGATGTCCGTGTAGGGTCCGACGAGCTCGTAGGAGCGGGGGTTCAGGATGCCGCCGGTGACCATGATCTTGATGTTGGGCCGAACTGCGAGCTGGGCAGCGATGTTGATGGCGTTAGTGACCACAGTCAGGGTGGGCCGGTCCGATGGGGTGTTCAGGTCTTCCCGCGTAGACAGCACATGGGCCAGCGCCGTTGTGGTGGTGCCTCCGCTGAGGCCGATTACGGCACCGGGTTGGATGAGCCTTGACGCCTCTTCCGCAATGAGATTCTTGGCTTCGGCATGGTCATCGCGGTTGTATCGGCTGGGGAGGTCATAAGCCACCGCGCCGGTAGTAGCACCGCCTCTGGTGCGGCTGAGTAACCGTTGCTTTGCGAGACTGTCCAGGTCCCTGCGGGCGGTGGCAGGTGAAACACCTAATTTTGCGACGATGTCCTCCACCTCGATCTGCCCTGTGTCAGCAAGCAGGTCAAGGATCGCTGCCAGTCGATCGGTGCGGGTCATGAACATACCTCTCAAGTGGTACTACGTCGCCCTGGCGAACAGAGCCAGGAGCCGCGACACCTCGGGAACCAGGGCTTCGCGGCCGGCCTTCACGTACTTGCGGGAATCCACCACGGCAGGGTTGGCCGCCAGGTAGTCCCGGACCGCACGGGTGAAGAATCCGTTTAAATGGGTGGAAACATTTATCTTAGTCATGCCCGAGCCGATAGCGGCGACGATTGCGTCGTCTGCCACGCCTGAGCTTCCGTGCAGCACGAGCGGCACGTCCAGGGCGGACTTCAGCCGGGCGATCAGCGGCAGGTCCAGGACCGCCTTACGCTCGGTCATGGCGTGGGAGGATCCGACTGCAACGGCCAGCGCGTCTACGCCGGTAGCGGCGACGAAGGCGGCTGCTTCGCATGGATCTGTCCTGGCTCCGGGCGCGTGGGCGCCGTCCTTGCCTCCCACTTTGCCAAGTTCGGCTTCCACGTAGACGCCTGCCTTATGCGCGTGTTCGGTGACCCGCCGCGTGGCGGCAACGTTCAGGTCGTAAGGCAGATGGGCGCCGTCATACATCACGGAACCAAAGCCCAGCCCGATGGCCTCCAGCGCGAGCTCTTCGGATTCGGCGTGATCCAGGTGGATGGAAACCGGAACCGACGCTTGCCGGGCCGCGGCCATGGCTGCGCTGGCCAACGGCTCCAGTCCGCCATGGAAGTTGGCGCAGTTTTCCGAAATCTGCAGGATCACTGGAAGTCCGGCCGCTTCCGCGCCACCCACGAGTCCTTCCAGAGTTTCCAGGTGAACGATGTTGAAGGCCGCCTGACCCACGCCCCGCTCTAAAGCGCGGTTCATCAGGTCCCGGGTTTTGACCAAGGTCATGGCAGCTCCTTTTGGGTAACGATGAGCATGGTGGCCAGCTCCGCATGTCTGGGCGAAATTTCGCCCGCACCGGCATAAGTACGGCAGCCGCCGACCATGCGGTGGCTGCCCGGAGGATGTTTTCGATCTCGGTGGGGCCGTTGCAGAAGGCGACGGCGGCAGCGGCCACCGAGGCATCGCCGGCTCCGGTGGGATTGCCGGAGAAGGCGAAGGGCAGGCGCGCATGCCAGTAGCTGTCCGGTTGCCCGGCTTGGAAAGCCATCATGCCGTCCGCACCTGCACTGACCAGCACCCGGCGGGCCCCCAGGGCCATGAGCTTAACGGCGCCGGCGAATACGTCACGCTCTCCGGTGGCCTCAAGCAGCTCATGATTGTTGGGCTTGAGCAGATCCGCACCGGCTTCGGCCGCAGCCAGCATCCCGGGACCGGAAGTGTCAACAATTGCCGGGATGCCCGCACTATGAGCCAAAGAAATCAGCTCCGCGTAGAAGTCAGGGCGCCCCCCTTCCGGAAGGCTTCCCGAGCCCACAAGTACGCCGGGCGACGGTGCATCCCTATCGCTGAGGCTCTCCCGGACGGCGCTCTTCAGGGCCAGCCACTCGGTAGGCTCCAGCGCACTCCCGTGCTCGTTGAAGATGGAAGTTTGGCCGTTCACGGTGTCCACAAGAGCGATGCTGCGGCGGGTGTCCACCGCTGTGGACACGAGCCTGTGAGGAAGCGCGCTGGCCTGTAGCTCGGCGGCCAATGCTGCGCCGGAGGCGCCTCCGGCTGTGGCGATGGCGAGGACGGGGACGTTCAGCTGATGGGCAACTCTGGCGACGTTGACGCCCTTGCCTCCGGCCCGGACCAGGGGCGCCTCCACGCGGTTACTTCCGCCGATGCTGACGCCCTTGACGGTGTAGGTGACGTCCACCGCGGGGTTGGGAGTAACGGTGATAATGCGCTTCACGTGGACATTCCAAGTGGCGCCAGGAGCGCCCGGGCCTTCAGGGCTGCGCCGATAAGCCCGCC
This genomic window from Arthrobacter sp. 24S4-2 contains:
- a CDS encoding AraC family transcriptional regulator — translated: METWTNYRRASPPLRELGLACLGAGEQEGLLPPVSRRTLSCHALVVVSQGTGWLNYAGQNASVTAPSLIWIFPGVEHGYGPGTSGWREHWVLFAGASARAFEELGCYSRDRPLATLQGDDGMLALFTDLRHALAVEGPRGDLDSSVAAQQIIVGASRRGRQLTAGIAETTLARLRELAYLPLGAGQQAARLGLTPQGLREIVQAAAGVGPKEFVLQLRTSRAQSLLADTDFPIERVARLTGYDDGAYFSRLFSQRVGLSPSHFRLQHRRSGGGGSLD
- a CDS encoding phytanoyl-CoA dioxygenase family protein, producing the protein MITSNGYVLDQSPARFAYLSPVPASERADRDALWRRLREDGYLYLSNHLDPGVVNNFREYYFTKLAETGLVRVGTEPSLGVGAPGEVNRASLRRILFDEIVPGAAYGGLTAHPDIKDWFAWLLGDEVHLHKRKIIRHVRPGETGIGTATQAHYDLVYLREGSEHVLSMWIPLGDTPIEMGGLAYLEGSHHWALAAERNGTRKHPAASITADLPGLADTHDARWLLSDFHAGDVMVHSAFAVHAATDNVDPENRIRLSTDIRYQRAGEPIDWRWQEHWSDRDGL
- a CDS encoding sugar ABC transporter permease, which produces MLVMMLPGVLFLLVFFYVPILGNVIAFQDYQPYLGIGDSLWVGWQNFLDLFINPDFVNAFWNTLYLAAWQLVFLFPVPLVLALIVDSLISPRIRKIFQSIAYLPHFLSWVLVIAFFQQMLGGAGFINNSLRHVGMDTIPFMTNADTFPVLVVVQMIWKDAGWAMIIFLAALASIDASLYEAAAADGAGRWRRVWHITLPGLRPVIVLLLILRIGDILSVGFEQFILQRDAVGAGAAEVLDTFTYYTGVVGGGWSSGAAAGLAKGVVSLVLIWGANKLAHKFGEDGIFAKKVG
- a CDS encoding carbohydrate ABC transporter permease gives rise to the protein MATTLFTKKAPGLTRDSKRPVWKEKPSLLYQSIKAVVLVLFSISILAPMLLVVSTSLADNEQLTAAGGFVMWPERPTLEAYQTIFRGPMVLQSLGVSLFITVVGTLLALFVTITMAYATSRSVVFGRPVILAVLFTLLFAPGLIPSFLMIRELHLLDSLWSLILPGIFGAFNFVVMRSFFMNIPGELIESARIDGASDWQILWKIVLPLSKAVVAVVGLFYAVGFWNSFFNALLYINDHSKWPIQLLLRNFVVQGSGAADGLGITTTPPPQSIQMAVVVVALLPILMVYPFLQKHFAKGVITGAVKG
- a CDS encoding sugar ABC transporter substrate-binding protein, whose protein sequence is MTSATYGQPGFSRRGFLGLAGLTVTAAGLSACGTGGAGVGGSGGAAASSALKLPTYKEFTGFAPDIPGNEKGLQAAFFKLPEAATSVKGAPLKGKVTGLTETFDTMSPAMNDNPFWQRLNAKLGGELDLQIAEDIGDGYPAKFATVLASNDLPDMMWVPPNQGIPNIGPMLEAKFQDLTPYLSGDAVLEYPNLAALKPDSWKTAVVNGKIWGAPIPSTPFGQITSGRSDIWAAVDGLNAASADEFLEKAKELTRPGEQKYALEPAYTNILHMVTEWYGAPNGWAVNKDRTLTHLFETDEYAAGVEFTAKMFAAGVFYPDSKASDIRTRVANGTVAAQVLVGPHDIRSFRGLNKTAKFDLLVPFSADGKIKPVYDMGYGTVGFTPFKKAEEGRIRELLALINYLSAPFGTAEYIQKNYGETGQDYTLDDAGNPVLSESGATNIPGLASALNIMSSPENVLFNPGYDDDTRYVNEQQKKLLEIAWRNPTNGSYSDTNAKVGAKVTKQLRDKVIDVITGREKVGVLKDAVKRWQSEGGNKIREEYQAALPADVPIFSS
- a CDS encoding LacI family DNA-binding transcriptional regulator, with the translated sequence MTLTNRRAQRPTIRMVAAEAGVSTATVSYILSGRRGEAGPGCSEATVSRVRAAAERLGYRPNQAARAIRTGRTNTVILSLTMLSDPWALAVIEAVQRAAAPLGITPMILADADWAKVLQSHSADAVFVDAVREHNEQTLRELAGRGSRLVVFHESLEPEGFDVVRSVAGPGCVLAVEHLLASHTKIACLAAGSSLAGPRFKAYTDAHKSAGLPVRDDYVGTFDGSSAGAYAAATRLLSLEDPPTAIFATTDYAAVSAINAAQRMGLGVGTDIDIIGVGNTVEGERMSPSLSSVGPVGFFDSLARKLMDRALGSDEDPGVLDFPWELFVRESAPAKKARH
- a CDS encoding Gfo/Idh/MocA family protein — its product is MRTVDMKVGLVGFGLRASLWKHVHNPGQGSEVTIVCDTSARGRADATEKIPTARVTADLNELLTSGIDAVLVLTPDNQHALVAVETLRAGIPTFCEKPLDVTLEAADLILQTAYETGTRLYVGHNMRHMPVVVQMRQLIEDGVIGDVKAIWCRHFVGNGGDYYFKDWHSERKNVTSLLLQKGAHDIDVIHWLANGYTKRVSAIGDLAVYGDVRDRRDNAGRRMGDWFSLDNWPPTEQTALSPLIDVEDISMMQMVLDNGVLASYQQCHFTPDYWRNYTVIGTKGRIENFGDGPGGKISVWTSRTSTGFAEPDRVIGIPDGDGGHGGADPRLIAEFLEFAARGGQTRTSPIAARQSVAAGVLATESLRGDGSAREVPALPADLVGYFEAGQPARDSSHC